The SAR324 cluster bacterium DNA segment AGTCCTTTAAACAGCCGATATTTATTATTTCTCTAGTAATTTAATATTTTAAAGTAATTTAAAACAGTAGAGAAAATGATTGAAATTGAAAAAATACATTTGGATTCTTAAATGGTAAACATCAGTTCTATCTTCGCCAAATCACCTTTTAAGCCATTACACAATCACATGGATAAAGTAGTTGAAAGTGTTGCTCCACTGGAAGATTTTTTCAATTTTTTATTCTTAGAAGACTTTTTGAAGCTAGCAAAGATTAAAGACCAGATAATTGAGGCAGAAGATGAAGCCGACTCAATTAAAAATGAAATGCGAAACCATCTCCCACAAAATATCTTTATGCCTATCAACCGCAGGGACTTGCTAGAAATACTTGATATGCAAGATAGTATTGCAGATGTCTCCCAAGATATTGCTGTATTGTTGGAGCAAAGAAAAATGAAACTGAATAAAGGACTCCATAGAGATGTTATAGATTTTGTGAAAAAATCCCAACAAGTTTGCTATTCAACTAGGGATCTTATCCACGAATTTGGATATTTGATTGAATCAGGATTCGGGTTAAATGAATCAAAAAAAATGTTTAAAATGATTGACAATATCTCGTTTTTAGAAACTGAAGCTGATAGTTTAGAAGATACTCTTGTAGAAAGGTTATATGGAATAGAGAAAGATATGTACCCCGTGGATGTTATGTTTTGGTATAAAGTCTTTGAATTAATAGGTGATATCGCTGATTTTTCGAAAAAAACAAGCAATAGATTAAGACTAACGATCGCATCGAAATAAATTTCAAATCTCAACTTC contains these protein-coding regions:
- a CDS encoding TIGR00153 family protein produces the protein MVNISSIFAKSPFKPLHNHMDKVVESVAPLEDFFNFLFLEDFLKLAKIKDQIIEAEDEADSIKNEMRNHLPQNIFMPINRRDLLEILDMQDSIADVSQDIAVLLEQRKMKLNKGLHRDVIDFVKKSQQVCYSTRDLIHEFGYLIESGFGLNESKKMFKMIDNISFLETEADSLEDTLVERLYGIEKDMYPVDVMFWYKVFELIGDIADFSKKTSNRLRLTIASK